A window of the Anoplolepis gracilipes chromosome 11, ASM4749672v1, whole genome shotgun sequence genome harbors these coding sequences:
- the Ctps gene encoding CTP synthase, which translates to MKYILVTGGVISGVGKGVIASSFGTILKHCNIHVTSIKIDPYINIDAGTFSPYEHGEVYVLDDGGEVDLDLGNYERFLDITLHKDNNITTGKIYQHVITKERHGDYLGKTVQVVPHITDAIQEWVERVANQSVTEDGAKPEVCIVELGGTIGDIEGMPFVEAFRQFQFRVKKENFCVAHVSLVPQPKSTGEPKTKPTQSSVRELRGLGLSPDLIVCRSEMPIGDSAKEKISNFCHVAPEQVITIHDLTSIYRVPLLMEYQGVIEFLNDRLQLNIGMPRPRSFMRKWRDLADRVDHLRKDVNIALVGKYTKLEDSYASVTKALQHAAIEAGYKLNLTFIEAANLEQITLMENPVLYHEAWQQLCKSNGVIVPGGFGKRGLEGKMEACRWCRTNDKPFLGICLGLQAAVVEFARNVLNLQTANSTEIDPHTTSPVVIDMPEHNQGMMGGTMRLGKRQTRFCSNNSILKKLYDNKDVIEERHRHRYEINPAHVQDLEAAGLKFVGRDDDENIRMEIAELEGHSYYVATQFHPEYLSRPLKPSPPFLGLILASVGKLKYYVARGCKFSPRQLSDNESDDDYMLERVSKLHLSSNASRNGSNMSDLNDTLY; encoded by the exons ATGAAGTATATTCTGGTGACCGGCGGTGTAATCAGCGGCGTGGGCAAGGGTGTCATCGCCAGCTCGTTCGGCACTATACTCAAGCACTGCAATATTCACGTGACATCTATAAAAATCGACCCCTACATTAATATTGATGCCGGGACGTTCTCGCCCTACGAGCACG gAGAAGTTTATGTGCTTGATGATGGTGGTGAAGTGGATCTTGATCTTGGCAATTATGAGCGTTTTCTGGATATCACTCTTCATAAGGATAACAATATAACAACAGGAAAGATTTATCAACATGTTATTACAAAAGAGAGACATGGAGATTACCTAGGAAAAACAGTACAAG ttGTACCTCACATTACTGATGCTATTCAGGAATGGGTAGAAAGAGTTGCGAATCAGTCTGTAACAGAAGATGGAGCTAAACCAGAG GTTTGCATAGTCGAACTGGGTGGTACAATAGGTGATATAGAGGGCATGCCGTTTGTAGAAGCATTTAGGCAGTTTCAATTTAGAGTGAAGAAAGAAAACTTCTGCGTTGCCCATGTATCTTTAGTGCCACAG ccaAAATCAACAGGCGAACCCAAGACGAAGCCAACGCAATCTAGTGTAAGGGAGTTACGTGGATTAGGTTTATCACCCGACCTAATAGTTTGTAGATCGGAAATGCCTATTGGCGATTCCGCcaaggaaaaaatttcaaacttctGTCATGTGGCTCCCGAACAA GTCATTACTATTCATGACTTAACGTCCATATATCGAGTACCACTTCTTATGGAGTATCAGGGTGTTATAGAGTTTCTCAATGATCGATTGCAACTGAATATAGGAATGCCGCGTCCGCGTTCCTTTATGCGTAAATGGCGAGATTTAGCTGATCGTGTGGATCATTTACGGAAAGATGTTAACATCGCTCTAGTAGGCAAATATACGAAACTCGAAGATTCTTACGCTTCTGTTACAAAAGCGTTGCAACATGCTGCCATTGAGGCcggttataaattaaacttgaCG TTTATTGAAGCTGCTAATTTAGAACAAATTACATTAATGGAAAATCCAGTCTTATATCACGAAGCTTGGCAACAGCTCTGCAAGAGCAA TGGCGTTATTGTACCAGGTGGATTTGGTAAAAGAGGATTAGAAGGAAAGATGGAGGCCTGTCGATGGTGCAGAACAAACGATAAGCCGTTCCTCGGCATCTGTTTAGGTTTACAAGCTGCGGTCGTTGAATTTGCGCGAAATGTATTGAATCTCCAAACAGCAAACTCTACAGAAATTGATCCGCATACTACTAGTCCTGTGGTTATAGACATGCCAGAGCATAATCAGGGAATGATGGGAGGAACTATGAGGCTCGGCAAGAGACAAACACGTTTCTGCAGCAATAATTCCATCTTAA agaaattatatgataataaagatGTTATAGAAGAAAGACATAGGCATAGATACGAAATAAATCCGGCTCATGTTCAAGATTTGGAAGCAGCTGGTTTAAAATTTGTAG gtcgtgatgatgatgaaaatataCGAATGGAGATTGCCGAATTGGAAGGGCATAGTTATTATGTGGCTACGCAGTTTCATCCCGAGTATTTGTCGAGGCCTTTAAAACCCTCTCCCCCGTTCCTTGGTTTAATTTTAGCCAGTGTAGGCAAATTGAAGTATTATGTAGCACGAGGATGTAAATTTTCACCTCGCCAATTGAGCGATAATGAATCAG ATGATGACTACATGTTGGAGAGAGTGTCAAAATTGCACTTGTCTAGTAATGCAAGTAGAAATGGTAGTAATATGTCAGATCTTAATGATACTTTATAttga
- the LOC140671167 gene encoding uncharacterized protein: MSRPIVVALAVLAFLQASSASVLDLSTTKNILIQFADEDVVPKTALKSLVPNTYVAGFIGNLEIGRRYPDETIFRRVIEFNNPTNVIQSSTLMLTVNNGVLHYVSVVNDNGSYAVVCDEPNTLGSSRGNINIRASPNTKSYLTVIAAVH, encoded by the exons ATGTCTCGCCCGATCGTTGTCGCGCTCGCGGTCCTGGCGTTCCTGCAGGCGTCCTCCGCCTCCGTCCTCGACTTGTCCACGACCAAGAATATCCTGATCCAGTTCGCCGACGAGGATGTCGTACCGAAAACAGCGTTG AAAAGTTTAGTGCCCAATACATACGTTGCTGGATTCATCGGAAATCTCGAGATTGGAAGACGATATCCAGATGAAACGATTTTCCGCCGAGTTATTGAGTTTAACAATCCAACAAACGTCATTCAATCAAGTACTCTAATGCTGACTGTCAATAATG GAGTTCTTCATTACGTTAGCGTAGTGAATGACAACGGTAGCTACGCAGTTGTGTGCGATGAACCAAACACTCTAGGATCATCAAGGGGCAACATCAACATTCGTGCCTCTCCCAATACGAAATCCTATCTCACGGTAATCGCGGCAGTTCATTAA